A single Plasmodium knowlesi strain H genome assembly, chromosome: 13 DNA region contains:
- a CDS encoding histone acetyltransferase GCN5, putative has protein sequence MDYLISREEKEPLWNDLNCHVLIKKKNNEYPFHCWNGSKDEDVDLLNFLKYKNDGFFFYSEEDKCVAEVPPKGATVLPEYGTTIGKEGVGGVAGFQGTTKRKRMHFESDGRVANLLESYTSDGLTHKNRLEDPPRGGATKSVNSSAPLKISPDNPENGEANVKENGEANGGADVKENVKENVKENEQKDASKKLKIDNLDNLEKFHLSGYATSACEDLDPREGNDLARSSREEEGGKVATIDSTTLSLLQMEKDEEGENRHDDPSVSVTECLAFVWEDKMVKMPKSWQARSCATEGNDCSGGGGGAGNSSNSCSNGGGNGGGNGGGNGGGSAGSGGNHGSSGDDGKGNENRGNGHLDGGHQVDNQEDEENEEKRNEQKKRKLGEESMHGSFTNGGNALHMGVGDTKMNYLPNGNGMLNGGIGIIPPHSSTHNELIDQDRAISSAQRKMSVGGNYSNSSSSMSKVESGPLIFSSGNKIPLQSMSGASGNVSHMNGVKHNPEGGNARNGTILGANKIVGMNSFNGNMSFSKNKLFMGNPQMSFVSNANVGGVKGSRINNMGDLGRMGDVSRMGELSRMGEAGRMNGPHFKDMNDEYCPESKKRDTGKKEIMEGPLKSNDMNNYPNSAIGMVNNNMNMLPPHGMNSTNAFLNNSMGRMNSLNGMKGIGNQYNAMNVSPMMGPGGNNSYNFHVPAAHPYGGMNLSNSIGMMGGGVGNAPGMGGGILPASPMGDMHGGMMGGLMSGPHGSIPLVSSSSRAGSATQVAGPKGNKNVSSKNVNNKCVNNKSVNNKSVNNKSVNNKNVEGNTAETESEKKKKDTQSKNKNTNKMSTNTESSKNVIKNIRMEDLTFSENIYLKNVDGLDLSKNFINGKYCSKLPPNEKIYNIVNYIVKNSLVDYLLDFYNNDNLFYNEKIDLSDGNSGVDSGPRTGEQETEKEKNGENKKDEVCKAEETLNHDNAKQEVKHEDDEFKKEKVVDSVTPTGEATSENPGGEARKETDDVLIPDEELKGESTPSMTNKKNAPSENSSVNNRNEKKFDAVEMKESATINSNSGNGEKNVNDEGDESNKYILIEITKSICSIINLQQLMPVNTRLNNPNLIYDSNYETIYSKWKSFLRKEQSSGNVISMCFSRDFLHSVLLCNYVTIIEDLKKTAVKKKIKFFFLNLCLEAGLSVNIALMLFINAAKQSNKLQSLLPSETGLGYLHRDAGGAKEENMGIITFECITNDREPDHLIKLITLKNIFSRQLPKMPREYIVRLVFDRNHYTFCLLKKNTVIGGVCFRPYFEQRFAEIAFLAVTSTEQVKGYGTRLMNHLKEHVKKFGIEYFLTYADNFAIGYFRKQGFSQKISMPKERWFGYIKDYDGGTLMECYIFPNINYLRLSEMLYEQKKTVKKAIHFIKPQIIFKGLNFFSQNKGVNSAIHPSNIPGLLEVGWKKEAKYFPKKAQNKEVQLKDQILSVLDFLEKQQSAWPFLKPVSLSEAPDYYDIIKEPTDILTMRRKARHGEYKTKEDFGIELKRMFDNCRLYNAPTTIYFKYANELQALIWPKYECISDGGK, from the exons ATGGATTATCTCATCAGcagggaggagaaggaaccaCTTTGGAATGACCTTAATTGTCAtgttttgataaaaaaaaaaaataatgaatatCCTTTCCATTGTTGGAATGGCAGCAAGGACGAAGATGTTGatcttttgaattttttaaaatacaaaaacgatggattttttttttattcggaGGAGGATAAGTGCGTAGCTGAGGTACCCCCCAAGGGTGCAACGGTATTACCAGAATATGGAACCACAATAGGAAAAGAGGGAGTAGGAGGTGTAGCTGGTTTCCAGGGTACAACCAAAAGGAAACGAATGCACTTCGAGTCCGATGGACGGGTTGCCAACCTCCTGGAGAGTTACACCTCTGACGGATTGACACACAAGAACCGTTTGGAAGACCCGCCACGGGGAGGTGCCACGAAGAGTGTGAACAGTAGCGCCCCCTTGAAAATATCCCCGGATAATCCTGAAAATGGGGAAGCAAATGTGAAAGAAAATGGGGAAGCAAATGGGGGAGCAGATGTgaaagaaaatgtgaaagaaaatgtgaaagaaaatgagcaaaaagaTGCCTCGAAGAAGCTGAAAATTGACAATTTGGATAATCTGGAGAAATTCCATTTGAGTGGATATGCGACATCGGCGTGTGAGGATCTAGACCCACGGGAAGGGAATGATTTGGCTCGTTCTtcgagggaggaagaaggaggaaaggtTGCAACGATTGACAGTACAACGTTGTCATTATTGCAGATGGAAAAAGACGAAGAGGGGGAGAACCGTCATGATGATCCCTCAGTTAGCGTTACCGAGTGCCTTGCCTTCGTGTGGGAagacaaaatggtgaaaatgcCGAAAAGTTGGCAGGCCAGAAGTTGCGCGACGGAAGGAAATGACTGCAGTGGGGGAGGAGGTGGAGCTGGGAACTCGTCCAACAGTTGTAGCAACGGTGGTGGAAATGGTGGCGGCAATGGTGGCGGCAACGGAGGGGGAAGCGCGGGAAGTGGAGGAAACCATGGGAGCAGTGGAGACGATGGGAAGGGAAATGAGAATCGTGGAAATGGACACTTGGATGGTGGCCACCAAGTAGATAACCAGGAGGATGAGGAGAACGaggagaaaaggaacgaaCAGAAAAAACGCAAACTGGGCGAGGAGAGCATGCATGGTAGTTTTACAAACGGTGGGAATGCTCTACACATGGGCGTTGGGGACACCAAAATGAATTACTTGCCCAACGGAAATGGAATGCTTAATGGAGGGATAGGCATCATCCCCCCTCACTCCAGTACACACAATGAACTGATTGATCAGGACAGAGCAATATCTAGTGCTCAAAGGAAAATGTCAGTAGGCGGTAATTACAGTAACAGTAGTAGTAGTATGAGCAAAGTGGAAAGTGGTcccctcattttttcctctggcAACAAGATACCGTTACAGAGTATGAGTGGCGCGAGCGGGAATGTATCTCACATGAATGGAGTGAAACATAATCCTGAAGGTGGAAATGCCAGAAACGGAACCATTTTGGGGGCGAATAAAATTGTCGGCATGAACAGTTTTAACGGTAACATGAGCTTCTCGAAGAATAAGCTTTTTATGGGAAACCCGCAAATGAGCTTTGTGAGCAATGCAAATGTGGGTGGTGTCAAGGGATCGCGAATTAACAACATGGGTGATCTGGGCCGCATGGGTGATGTGAGTCGCATGGGTGAACTGAGTCGCATGGGTGAAGCGGGCCGAATGAATGGCCCTCACTTCAAAGACATGAACGATGAGTATTGCCCGgagagcaaaaaaagggatacaggaaaaaaagaaattatggaAGGACCATTAAAAAGCAACGACATGAACAACTACCCTAACAGTGCCATCGGCATGGTAAACAACAACATGAACATGTTGCCCCCTCATGGAATGAATAGCACGAACGCATTTTTAAACAATAGCATGGGTCGAATGAACAGTCTGAATGGAATGAAAGGGATTGGAAATCAATACAATGCAATGAATGTATCACCTATGATGGGTCCAGGTGGTAATAACTCTTACAATTTCCATGTGCCTGCGGCCCATCCATATGGTGGAATGAATTTGTCGAACTCCATTGGGATGATGGGGGGTGGTGTAGGAAACGCCCCCGGGATGGGAGGTGGGATTTTGCCCGCAAGTCCCATGGGCGACATGCACGGAGGGATGATGGGCGGGTTGATGAGTGGCCCGCATGGAAGTATCCCTCTGGTGAGCAGTTCGAGTAGAGCAGGCAGTGCGACACAAGTTGCAGGCCCCAagggaaacaaaaatgtaagctccaaaaatgtaaacaacAAATGTGTAAACAACAAAAGTGTAAACAACAAAAGTGTAAACAACAAAAGTgtaaacaacaaaaatgtagaagggAACACAGCAGAAActgaaagtgaaaaaaaaaaaaaagacacgcaatcaaagaataaaaatacaaataaaatgagTACCAATACAGAGAGTAGCAAAAacgtaattaaaaatatacgaATGGAGGATCTAACCTTTagtgaaaatatatatttaaaaaatgttgatGGTCTTGATCTGAGCAAGAATTTTATCAATGGAAAATACTGCTCCAAGTTACCCcccaatgaaaaaatatataacattGTTAATTACATTGTGAAAAATTCCCTTGTGGATTACTTATTGGATTTTTATAACAACGACAATTTGTTTTATAATGAGAAGATCGACTTGTCGGATGGCAACAGTGGGGTGGATAGTGGCCCAAGGACAGGTGAACAAGAGacggagaaggagaaaaacggggaaaacaaaaaagacgAAGTGTGCAAAGCAGAGGAGACTTTGAATCATGATAATGCGAAACAAGAAGTTAAGCATGAGGACGACGAAttcaagaaggaaaaggttgTTGACAGTGTTACCCCAACAGGGGAGGCTACTTCAGAGAACCCTGGAGGAGAGGCGAGGAAAGAAACTGATGATGTGTTGATCCCAGATGAAGAACTGAAAGGTGAAAGCACCCCAAGTATGACGAATAAGAAGAATGCCCCAAGTGAAAACAGCAGTGTTAATAATaggaatgagaagaaattcGATGCGGtggaaatgaaggaaagtgCCACCATTAATAGTAATAGCGGcaatggtgaaaaaaacgTTAATGACGAAGGAGACGAAAGCAATAAGTACATCTTGATCGAAATAACGAAAAGCATATGCTCCATAATAAATCTGCAGCAACTGATGCCAGTGAACACCAGATTAAACAACCCGAATTTAATTTATGATTCTAACTATGAAACGATTTATTCAAAGTGGAAAAGCTTTTTGCGAAAAGAGCAGTCCAGTGGGAATGTTATAAGTATGTGTTTCTCCAGGGATTTTCTGCACAGCGTTCTTTTGTGTAATTATGTAACCATAATTGAGGATTTAAAGAAGACTGccgtgaagaagaaaataaaatttttttttctgaacctTTGTTTAGAGGCCGGGCTCTCCGTCAACATCGCCCTCATGCTCTTCATCAACGCGGCCAAGCAGAGCAACAAATTACAG TCCCTCCTGCCATCTGAAACCGGTCTTGGATATCTGCATCGAGACGCAGGAGGagccaaagaagaaaacatggGCATCATCACCTTCGAGTGCATAACGAATGACCGGGAACCCGACCACTTAATCAAGCTGATCACActgaaaaacattttttccagGCAACTACCCAAGATGCCTAGAGAATACATCGTGCGGTTAGTGTTCGACCGGAATCATTACACTTTttgtcttttaaaaaagaatacgGTAATTGGGGGAGTCTGCTTTAGACCGTACTTTGAGCAGAGGTTTGCTGAAATCGCCTTTCTCGCGGTTACCTCCACGGAGCAGGTGAAGGGGTACGGTACTAGGCTGATGAACCACTTGAAGGAGCACGTGAAGAAGTTCGGCATTGAGTACTTTTTGACGTATGCAG ACAACTTCGCCATCGGGTACTTCCGCAAGCAGGGGTTCTCACAGAAAATTTCCATGCCCAAGGAGAGGTGGTTCGGGTACATCAAGGATTACGACGGAGGAACGTTAATGGAGTGCTATATATTCCCGAACATAAATTACCTGCGCTTATCGGAGATGTTGTACGAGCAGAAGAAGACGGTGAAGAAGgccattcattttattaagccacaaattatttttaagggactcaattttttttcacaaaataaaGGAGTTAACAGTGCCATCCACCCAAGTAACATCCCGGGGTTACTGGAAGtaggatggaaaaaggaagcgaAGTATTTTCCAAAGAAGGCGCAAAACAAGGAGGTACAACTGAAGGATCAAATTTTAAGCGTCTTGGACTTCCTCGAGAAGCAACAATCGGCTTGGCCCTTCCTCAAACCTGTGAGCCTGTCTGAGGCCCCCGACTATTACGACATTATAAAGGAGCCCACAGATATTCTGACCATGAGAAGGAAGGCGAGACAT GGCGAGTATAAAACAAAGGAAGACTTCGGAATAGAGCTAAAGCGTATGTTCGACAACTGCCGCCTGTACAACGCGCCCACGACCATCTACTTCAAGTACGCCAACGAGTTGCAGGCGCTTATATGGCCCAAGTACGAGTGCATAAGTgatggaggaaaatga
- a CDS encoding RNA-binding protein, putative yields the protein MSAANSTKIFIGSIPKDVTEEELKTEASKYGVITQVYYVPATVQNPRGWAFITYKERSEAYKAIEALDYKSIFPNSQRPLDVRFASYKHNTTSETQPAPNKNVWQKHVTSDGHPYYYNSVTGHSQWEKPKESVTTPPSVIQGKANTVAPYGPPGANVFVFHVPSHWTDMELYQHFQHFGYVLSARIQRDSSGRNKGYGFVSFNNPESAMNAIKGMHGFYVSGKHLKVQLKKGEEHYMQLNGPVQPQMAPTQPYTMQQPIMGTPQQPYMAHMMYTSMNSSNQMPYNNTYSLSR from the exons atgtccGCAGCGAATTCtacgaaaatttttattggTAGCATTCCCAAGGATGTTACAGAG GAGGAGTTAAAAACGGAGGCATCCAAATATGGTGTGATCACCCAAGTGTACTACGTGCCGGCCACGGTGCAAAACCCCAGAGGGTGGGCATTCATTACGTACAAGGAGAGGTCGGAAGCATACAAGGCTATAGAAGCTTTGGATTATAAGTCCATATTTCCTAATAGTCAACGACCATTAGATGTCAGATTCGCTAGCTACAAACATAACACAACCAGTGAAACACAACCAGCgccaaataaaaatgtcTGGCAGAAGCACGTAACATCCGATGGACACCCATATTATTACAATTCTGTAACTGGCCATTCCCAGTGGGAGAAGCCCAAGGAATCAGTTACTACGCCCCCTTCAGTTATTCAAGGGAAGGCTAACACTGTCGCGCCCTATGGTCCTCCCGGCGCCAATGTGTTCGTTTTCCATGTGCCCTCACATTGGACTGACATGGAATTGTACCAG CACTTCCAACACTTCGGATACGTACTCAGCGCGCGAATTCAAAGGGACTCCAGTGGAAGGAACAAGGGCTACGGGTTCGTCAGTTTTAACAACCCGGAATCAGCTATGAACGCAATAAAAGGAATGCATGGATTTTACGTCTCAGGCAAACACTTAAAAGTGCagttaaaaaagggagaggagCACTATATGCAGTTAAATGGCCCTGTTCAACCACAAATGGCTCCCACACAACCTTATACAATGCAACAACCCATCATGGGTACCCCCCAACAGCCCTACATGGCCCATATGATGTATACCAGTATGAATTCGAGCAACCAAATGCCTTACAACAACACGTACTCGTTGAGTAGATAA